A genomic stretch from Helianthus annuus cultivar XRQ/B chromosome 1, HanXRQr2.0-SUNRISE, whole genome shotgun sequence includes:
- the LOC110927543 gene encoding aspartic proteinase-like protein 2 — protein sequence MLFSQKLLIQHLSYPARNITAYVTRIEVGGEFLNLSNGGVDKRKAVIDSGTSLVYLPEVIYKPLVNKILAVHSDIYVLHDTVTCIGRRGIKLVDDEFPAVTFHFENSLSLKVDPHDYLFKYGDLICLGWQENNMGSTSERDIIVLEELILLDKLFLYDLEKQTIGWTEYNCSSSIALEDEVNGLVNLVGFQSDSVSSAMSLIIHRFLIFLLLVSLLIIHAK from the exons ATGTTGTTCAGCCAAAAGTTATTAATTCAACACCTTTCATACCCAGCGA GGAACATCACTGCCTATGTGACGAGAATTGAAGTCGGTGGAGAGTTTTTGAATCTTTCAAATGGAGGGGTAGATAAGCGAAAGGCAGTAATCGATAGTGGTACATCATTGGTATATCTCCCAGAAGTGATCTACAAGCCACTGGTGAATAAG ATACTAGCAGTGCATTCCGATATATATGTTCTTCATGACACTGTTACATGCATTGGAAGGAGGGGTATAAAACT TGTTGATGATGAGTTTCCAGCAGTCACATTCCATTTTGAAAATTCACTTTCATTGAAGGTTGATCCTCATGATTATCTGTTTAAATAT GGTGATTTAATTTGTTTGGGGTGGCAAGAGAATAACATGGGCTCCACAAGTGAAAGGGACATAATTGTATTGGAAG AATTGATACTCTTGGATAAGCTCTTCTTGTATGATCTTGAAAAGCAGACAATTGGATGGACCGAATACAACT GCTCTTCAAGCATTGCACTTGAGGATGAAGTCAACGGATTGGTAAATTTAGTTGGCTTTCAAAGTGATAGCGTGTCATCTGCTATGAGTTTGATTATCCATAGGTTTCTGATATTCTTGTTATTAGTTTCTCTACTGATAATTCATGCTAAATAG